From Gouania willdenowi chromosome 18, fGouWil2.1, whole genome shotgun sequence, one genomic window encodes:
- the LOC114480489 gene encoding doublesex- and mab-3-related transcription factor A1-like, with product MESRIRPLGMSGPTSTSIGSLQMPTSLLRPPPSLFLRACNPTLERGYPRTPKCARCRNHGVVSALKGHKRFCRWRDCVCAKCTLIAERQRVMAAQVALRRQQAQEESEARELRLLYTGPGIQAEAGGPQGSPLGATDNIPSANRLDVFGAANRCEGEKLNKYTFYNGFIGRPLFAPHPTRLPSPRDSKESSPKDTTSTGDSDSPSPGPQQCSESPRGSVSSSDPESGSESEKLKDFPSLDRDPTEIMAQIFPHQKRDTLESMVRTCRGDIVKSIELVLSSKEKKSDPDRASMPDPPGVIRPPVVLPGAFGSKSAFSPLYIPQGPGTDGLYGLGPRFLSPLRLTPHSSANNGMAGFMSPYMTSGLMPVFPLRPPFDSFPGMIGDFSYFQSKEYLSSTSLYARINEDK from the exons ATGGAGAGCCGGATCAGACCCCTTGGCATGAGTGGCCCCACGTCCACTTCCATTGGTAGTTTGCAGATGCCCACTTCCCTCCTGCGCCCTCCTCCGTCTCTCTTCCTCCGGGCTTGCAACCCCACTCTGGAAAGAGGGTACCCCCGGACCCCGAAGTGCGCGAGATGCAGGAACCACGGCGTGGTCTCTGCGCTCAAGGGCCACAAGCGCTTCTGCCGCTGGAGAGACTGCGTGTGCGCAAAGTGCACGCTGATCGCGGAAAGGCAGCGCGTGATGGCCGCGCAGGTTGCGCTGAGGAGGCAGCAGGCACAAGAGGAGAGCGAGGCACGGGAGCTCCGGCTGCTTTACACCGGGCCCGGGATCCAAGCGGAGGCGGGGGGCCCTCAAGGGTCCCCGCTGGGCGCTACCGACAACATCCCATCGGCAAACCGGTTGGACGTTTTTGGAGCTGCAAACCGCTGTGAGG GTGAAAAGTTAAACAAATACACCTTTTACAACGGATTCATAGGCCGACCTTTGTTTGCGCCCCATCCAACACGGCTTCCATCTCCAAGAGACTCCAAAGAGTCCAGTCCAAAGGACACCACCAGCACCGGGGACAGCGACAGTCCATCCCCGGGGCCACAGCAATGCTCTGAGAGCCCTAGGGGATCTGTCTCCTCCTCTGATCCAGAGTCTGGCAGCGAGTCGGAGAAACTGAAGGACTTCCCCAGCCTGGACCGAGACCCCACTGAAATAATGGCCCAGATCTTCCCCCATCAGAAGCGGGACACCCTGGAGTCCATGGTGAGAACATGTAGGGGGGACATCGTAAAGTCCATCGAGCTGGTTCTGAGCTCCAAAGAGAAGAAATCCGACCCCGACAGAGCGTCTATGCCGGACCCTCCCGGTGTGATCAGGCCTCCTGTGGTGCTGCCAGGGGCCTTTGGGAGCAAGTCGGCCTTTTCCCCGCTCTACATCCCCCAGGGGCCCGGGACCGACGGCCTGTACGGGCTCGGCCCTCGCTTCCTTAGCCCCTTACGACTCACGCCCCATTCTTCTGCTAACAATGGCATGGCGGGCTTTATGTCTCCATATATGACATCTGGACTCATGCCAGTGTTCCCACTACGTCCACCGTTCGACTCCTTTCCAGGGATGATCGGAGACTTCAGTTACTTCCAGAGCAAAGAGTATCTGAGCAGCACGTCTCTGTACGCACGGATCAATGAGGACAAATGA